A DNA window from Oncorhynchus tshawytscha isolate Ot180627B linkage group LG13, Otsh_v2.0, whole genome shotgun sequence contains the following coding sequences:
- the LOC112265709 gene encoding von Willebrand factor A domain-containing protein 5A, translating to MVNCCGLVTVKNEPVPLKSIAVEVSVQGHVATVSSTLQYENQEQSPLEAIFVFPLPGEAAVCRFSAKIGQTEVVAEVQEKQKAQEQYDDALSSGQQAFLLEESDESPDVFKLSVGSLPPGEKASVSLDYVTELAVQADDGLRLCLPAVLNPRYQPQGSDSGSGGSAQVSSVPAGSVPYSLSLSAHVSSPHPISRVESNCPLDPLNYLNTEKTQATVSLAAGHQFDRDVELLLYYQDTHQPTAIVEAAQASAKPGSLMGDPVVMLSLYPEFPKDVMSSMTSHGEFLFVVDRSGSMECPMHLGSGSLDRISSARETLLLLLKSLPMGCYFNIIGFGSSYESFFPKSVEYSQKTMDEALQMVKEMRADLGGTEILQPLKHIYSQPCLPDQPRQLFLFTDGEVGNTKEVLDLVKTNAGSHRCFSFGIGEGASTALISGVAKQARGHAQFITGQDRMQPKVMQSLRFALQPAVVDISVKWNVPKEVSVTLLSPPIRVIFQGQRALLYAQLTGESSGDTEGSVTVKYSLAKQPVENQLSFSLKPAEDTGMTVHRLGARTLIQSLEVEEREQDGEKEGAKEKVIELSVQSGVSSAFTAFIAVHKGDGEALQGQLLRRHVPTPMLYHSSMLMMQSCVMPLCSPTVMACNLQMSASDLDDLEVFGYDYNCSEDFDSPAPTSKPVRDPLLQLISLQKASGSWVLEAALAEVLVKTEEEVSKPKPAQVDQEVWATVLALVWLYGFKMEAQEEWQFLAMKAVSWIQAQKVASVSECVQAGNTLLGCQVQKDTLGL from the exons ATGGTGAACTGCTGTGGATTGGTAACTGTCAAGAATGAACCAG TGCCTCTGAAGAGTATTGCTGTGGAAGTGAGTGTGCAGGGGCATGTGGCCACTGTGAGCTCCACTCTGCAGTATGAGAACCAGGAGCAGAGCCCTCTGGAGGCCATCTTTGTTTTCCCTCTGCCGGGAGAGGCTGCTGTCTGCAGGTTCAGCGCAAAGATAGGACAGACTGAGGTGGTGGCTGAGGTTCAGGAGAAACAGAAG GCACAGGAGCAGTATGATGATGCATTGAGTTCAGGCCAGCAGGCCTTCCTATTGGAGGAGAGTGATGAGAGCCCGGACGTGTTCAAGCTGAGTGTGGGCAGTCTGCCTCCAGGGGAGAAGGCCTCTGTCAGCCTGGACTATGTGACAGAGCTGGCTGTACAGGCTGACGACGGCCTGAGGCTCTGCCTGCCCGCCGTGCTCAACCCCCGTTACCAACCCCAGG GGTCAGACAGTGGTAGTGGTGGCAGTGCCCAGGTGTCCTCGGTGCCCGCTGGTTCTGTCCCCTACAGTCTGTCCCTCAGTGCCCATGTGTCGTCCCCTCATCCCATCTCTAGAGTAGAGTCCAACTGTCCCCTGGACCCACTCAACTACCTCAACACAGAGAAAACCCAAGCCacg GTCAGTCTGGCTGCAGGTCATCAGTTTGACCGGGATGTTGAGCTGTTGTTGTATTACCAAGACACCCATCAGCCTACTGCTATAGTAGAGGCAGCACAGGCTTCGGCCAAGCCAG GCTCTCTGATGGGTGACCCAGTGGTCATGCTGAGCTTGTACCCAGAGTTCCCCAAGGATGTGATGTCATCTATGACCTCACACGGGGAGTTCCTGTTCGTAGTGGATCGCTCTGGCAGCATGGAATGCCCCATGCACCTTGGGTCTGGGTCACTGGACCGTATTAGCAGTGCCAGG GAAACTCTGCTGCTCTTGCTGAAAAGCCTGCCCATGGGCTGCTACTTCAACATCATCGGCTTTGGGTCCAGTTATGAGTCCTTCTTTCC TAAGAGTGTGGAGTACAGCCAGAAGACTATGGATGAGGCTCTGCAGATGGTGAAAGAAATGAGGGCTGACCTGGGAGGTACAGAGATCCTCCAGCCTTTAAAACATATCTACAGCCAGCCCTGCCTCCCCGACCAGCCCAGACAG CTCTTCTTGTTCACTGACGGTGAGGTGGGGAACACCAAGGAAGTCCTGGATCTGGTGAAGACGAATGCCGGTTCTCACAG GTGTTTCTCCTTTGGGATCGGGGAAGGGGCCAGCACTGCTCTCATTTCTGGGGTGGCCAAGCAGGCCAGAGGGCACGCACAGTTtattacaggacaggacaggatgcAGCCCAAA GTGATGCAGTCTCTCCGGTTTGCCCTGCAGCCAGCTGTGGTGGACATCTCAGTCAAGTGGAATGTCCCAAAGGAGGTGTCTGTCACCCTTCTGTCTCCACCAATCAGAGTGATCTTCCAGGGTCAAAGGGCACTTCTGTATGCCCAGCTCACTGGGGAG AGCTCGGGGGACACAGAGGGCTCGGTGACAGTGAAGTACAGCCTGGCCAAGCAGCCTGTTGAGAACCAGCTGAGCTTCAGTCTTAAGCCTGCAGAGGACACTGG aATGACCGTCCACAGGCTGGGTGCTCGAACCCTAATCCAATCCctggaggtggaagagagggagcaggatgGTGAGAAGGAGGGAGCGAAAGAGAAGGTGATAGAGCTCAGCGTCCAATCAGGAGTGAGCAGTGCCTTTACTGCCTTCATCGCTGTCCACAAAGGAGATGGAGAGGCCCTGCAAGGACAGCTGCTACGCAGACATGTCCCCACACCaa TGTTGTATCACAGCTCCATGCTCATGATGCAGTCGTGTGTTATGCCTCTGTGCAGCCCCACGGTGATGGCGTGTAATCTGCAGATGAGTGCCTCAG ATTTGGATGATTTAGAAGTATTCGGCTATGACTACAACTGTTCTGAag ACTTTGACTCTCCAGCCCCAACCTCTAAGCCTGTGAGGGACCCTCTCCTCCAGCTGATCTCCCTTCAGAAGGCCTCTGGTTCCTGGGTCCTGGAGGCAGCATTGGCTGAGGTGCTGgtgaagacagaggaggaggtgtcCAAGCCAAAGCCTGCACAG GTGGACCAGGAGGTGTGGGCCACGGTTCTAGCCCTGGTATGGCTCTATGGTTTCAAGATGGAGGCTCAGGAGGAGTGGCAGTTTCTGGCCATGAAGGCAGTATCATGGATTCAGGCTCAGAAAG TGgccagtgtgtctgagtgtgtccaGGCTGGAAACACCCTTCTGGGTTGCCAAGTGCAGAAAGACACCCTGGGGCTCTGA